The following proteins are encoded in a genomic region of Thermococcus pacificus:
- the scpB gene encoding SMC-Scp complex subunit ScpB, with protein sequence MGLLEDKALVEAALFVSGRPLSIKELSRALGIRSLDYLEKLIELIAAEYAERKSAIEVVKVLGDKYVMQVKQEYSQRVVHLMPRPDLRTGELKTLALIAYLQPIEQSKVVKLRGSQAYEHIRKLLEMGLIYAEPYERTKLLGTTSKFAELYGFPENDPNIIKEAFKRVVHAEYSDLISKLEGKGEDEEAPEGEGMKEVESTEAISPAEE encoded by the coding sequence CTGTTCGTTTCTGGAAGGCCGTTGAGCATCAAAGAGCTTTCAAGGGCCCTTGGAATAAGGTCCCTCGACTACCTTGAAAAACTCATCGAACTGATAGCTGCAGAGTACGCCGAGAGAAAGAGCGCGATAGAGGTTGTCAAGGTTCTCGGGGACAAGTACGTCATGCAGGTCAAGCAGGAGTACAGCCAGCGTGTCGTCCACCTCATGCCGAGGCCAGATCTGAGAACCGGTGAGCTCAAGACGCTCGCACTGATAGCCTACCTACAGCCGATAGAGCAGAGCAAGGTCGTAAAGCTGCGCGGAAGCCAGGCCTACGAGCACATAAGGAAGCTCCTTGAGATGGGCCTTATCTATGCGGAGCCATACGAGAGGACGAAGCTCCTCGGGACGACATCGAAGTTCGCCGAACTCTACGGCTTCCCAGAGAACGACCCCAACATCATAAAGGAGGCCTTCAAGAGGGTCGTTCACGCCGAGTACAGCGACCTGATATCGAAGCTTGAGGGTAAAGGGGAAGACGAGGAGGCTCCTGAGGGCGAAGGGATGAAGGAAGTGGAAAGCACTGAAGCAATCAGTCCGGCCGAGGAGTGA